From the genome of Thermococcus chitonophagus, one region includes:
- a CDS encoding alpha-amylase/4-alpha-glucanotransferase domain-containing protein produces the protein MINFIFGIHNHQPLGNFGWVFEEAYEKAYRPFLETLEEYPGMKVAIHISGPLIEWLQENRPEYIDLLRSLVRRGQVEIVVAGFYEPVLAAIPKEDRLEQIKLMKEWAKSLGFEAKGVWLTERVWQPELVKTLRESGIEYVVVDDYHFMSAGLLKEQLFWPYYTEDGGETIVVFPIDEKLRYLIPFRPVDQVLDYLHSLEEEDESKVAVFHDDGEKFGVWPGTYEWVYEKGWLKKFFESITSDERINLMLYTEYLERFRPKGLVYLPIASYFEMSEWSLPAKQAKLFVEFVNELKLKGMFEKYRVFVRGGIWKNFFYKYPESNYMHKRMLMVSRLVREIPEARRYLFKAQCNDAYWHGLFGGIYLPHLRRAIWSNIIKANTYVKTGSFIKDIDFDGREEVFLEGDNFYAVFKPSYGGSLVELSSKRRLVNYTDVLARRWEHYHGVDVAYNGGGVSSIHELEKRLPENLRGEVAYDRFQRFMLQDHLIPEGTTLDDFRLSRNDELLRLPTRPYSFEVFENGVNLWFEEEDFKVEKSFRLMQDGFVVDYVASGKGILAIELNLAVQSVMEKPEVLNVREIEVDDKYAVGKFKLEFDREVMLWKFPVKTLSQSESGWDFIQQGVSYTVMLPLDGEERLRIRFREV, from the coding sequence ATGATAAACTTCATCTTTGGAATACACAATCATCAACCCCTCGGCAACTTTGGTTGGGTCTTTGAGGAGGCGTATGAAAAGGCATACAGACCTTTCCTTGAAACCCTTGAGGAGTATCCTGGGATGAAGGTTGCCATTCACATAAGCGGACCCCTAATCGAATGGCTTCAGGAAAACAGGCCTGAGTACATAGACCTTCTAAGATCCCTCGTGAGGAGGGGTCAAGTAGAGATCGTCGTTGCAGGATTTTATGAGCCGGTACTAGCTGCAATTCCAAAGGAAGACAGGCTGGAGCAGATAAAGCTCATGAAAGAATGGGCCAAAAGCCTGGGATTCGAAGCTAAGGGAGTCTGGCTTACCGAGAGGGTTTGGCAGCCCGAGTTAGTGAAAACTTTGAGGGAGAGCGGAATAGAGTACGTCGTCGTCGATGACTACCACTTCATGAGTGCTGGGCTTCTCAAGGAGCAGCTGTTCTGGCCGTACTATACAGAAGACGGAGGGGAGACAATCGTTGTATTTCCAATAGATGAAAAACTACGCTACCTAATCCCATTCAGGCCGGTTGATCAAGTTCTGGATTACCTTCACTCACTTGAAGAAGAGGACGAGAGCAAGGTTGCGGTTTTCCATGACGATGGAGAGAAGTTTGGAGTATGGCCCGGGACGTATGAGTGGGTCTATGAAAAGGGTTGGTTAAAGAAGTTCTTCGAAAGTATCACCTCGGACGAGAGGATAAACCTGATGCTCTACACTGAGTACTTGGAGAGGTTCAGGCCGAAGGGCTTGGTCTACCTCCCAATAGCTTCGTATTTCGAGATGAGTGAGTGGTCTCTTCCAGCGAAGCAGGCAAAGCTTTTCGTAGAGTTTGTAAACGAGCTCAAGCTCAAGGGGATGTTTGAGAAGTATAGGGTTTTCGTGAGGGGAGGCATTTGGAAGAACTTCTTCTACAAGTACCCGGAGAGCAACTACATGCACAAGAGAATGCTGATGGTAAGTAGGCTTGTAAGGGAAATTCCAGAAGCGAGAAGGTATCTCTTCAAGGCGCAGTGTAACGATGCCTATTGGCACGGTCTCTTTGGTGGAATATACCTTCCCCACCTAAGGAGGGCCATTTGGAGTAACATAATAAAGGCTAACACCTACGTAAAGACGGGTAGCTTCATAAAGGATATAGATTTTGACGGCAGAGAGGAAGTATTCCTCGAGGGAGATAACTTCTACGCCGTTTTCAAGCCCTCCTACGGGGGCTCTCTTGTTGAGCTCTCAAGCAAGAGGAGGCTAGTGAACTATACGGATGTTCTAGCGAGGAGATGGGAGCACTACCATGGTGTTGATGTTGCATACAACGGAGGGGGAGTTTCGAGTATACATGAGCTTGAAAAAAGGCTCCCTGAAAACCTTAGAGGTGAAGTTGCCTACGACAGGTTCCAGAGGTTCATGCTCCAGGATCACCTAATACCTGAAGGGACTACACTTGACGACTTCAGGCTCTCTAGAAACGATGAGCTCTTGAGACTGCCCACCAGGCCGTATAGCTTTGAGGTCTTTGAGAATGGAGTCAATCTCTGGTTCGAGGAGGAAGACTTCAAGGTAGAAAAATCGTTTAGACTAATGCAGGATGGCTTCGTCGTTGACTACGTTGCCTCGGGGAAAGGGATCCTGGCGATAGAGCTTAACTTGGCAGTTCAGAGCGTGATGGAGAAGCCTGAGGTGCTCAATGTAAGGGAGATTGAAGTCGACGACAAGTATGCTGTTGGCAAATTTAAGCTTGAGTTCGATAGGGAAGTTATGCTTTGGAAGTTCCCGGTGAAAACCTTAAGCCAGAGCGAAAGCGGATGGGATTTTATTCAGCAGGGCGTTAGCTACACAGTGATGTTGCCTTTGGATGGGGAGGAGAGGCTGAGGATAAGGTTCAGGGAAGTTTAA
- a CDS encoding 6-pyruvoyl-tetrahydropterin synthase-related protein has translation MGSQRRRWLLLFSYDKGTKGDFRRNIAIAGIFIVWSIIIFLPFYRAPEIPALPVDGNGHLFKVYKLIQDGWKPWINDWYTGYPFLKYYPPLSYLVAAFFGKILGTPIRGLAITLTLFSLIGMASLYKLTKNVPLSLLYPTLLAHSPIVTIEGAYPRLCALLVAPAFILGAKLILEGSAKEITLGSMLVSIVLLTHHSALLPLVVLMAVLYLRRIPSGYNIVRAIGIILVLTAFFYVPFILDYRYSNFFTITKHPYLFEYTSIKLKEILLSKYLLLMVPLLLTLLLSVRKTIRHITLAVTLIILATGYYSPVRSFYSLPLLSKMLPYRWLDVLPLVLVLGSSEVERKSIVKITAVALIIAVTLVLPYSIGGMPKDYLELAEFLKDEKERDWRFYVVPAVAPYSYLPALTGKLSLNGWYHEGNPADKEYSRMVYVVDRVIHHGQDNNLAEHYLLPYAARFFITSIQSPVPKPYKYVGKIGRFRIYEANTSFFTPVDLLIVGRFYDLPYRYIYMPSLTDIPQGVRTVMYLGEPKKSEERILLGFVKEGGTLIVIPERAGEFLGIKSVLIAMPNVTGFAPFVYEGKTWYGPVFKGNLTPIVKVSNYTLIGFKDVGKGRIYFIGGNLLFHSLYWNSSKELNFIFSLAKHENASLEYGNFIIGDTMFRATLNSTSGVAAIISIAYYPYWKVYIDGREVKVWRDYRTGLMVVSIPKGVHKIEGVYRDPFINLRYYSLLGWVLAGAYVLTRRKKTGKIKPMRPLSGPDR, from the coding sequence GTGGGTAGCCAGAGGAGAAGATGGCTGCTACTTTTCAGCTACGATAAGGGGACTAAGGGAGATTTTAGAAGAAATATAGCAATCGCCGGAATATTCATCGTTTGGTCAATTATTATCTTTCTACCATTCTATAGAGCTCCCGAAATCCCCGCCCTTCCTGTTGATGGAAATGGGCACTTGTTTAAAGTTTATAAGCTCATTCAGGATGGATGGAAGCCATGGATAAATGACTGGTACACGGGATATCCATTTCTCAAGTATTACCCGCCCCTCTCATACTTAGTCGCTGCCTTCTTTGGGAAAATTCTAGGAACACCTATTCGGGGACTAGCCATAACATTAACTCTATTTTCATTAATTGGAATGGCCTCCCTCTATAAGCTGACTAAAAACGTGCCACTGTCATTACTTTATCCAACACTGCTTGCGCACTCTCCAATAGTGACAATTGAAGGTGCATATCCAAGGCTGTGTGCACTTCTCGTAGCCCCAGCCTTCATCTTGGGAGCAAAGCTGATATTAGAGGGGAGTGCTAAAGAGATAACCCTCGGCTCAATGTTGGTCTCGATAGTCCTACTAACTCACCACTCGGCTCTCCTCCCCCTTGTAGTTCTAATGGCCGTCCTTTACTTAAGGAGAATCCCCAGCGGATATAATATAGTGAGAGCTATTGGAATAATTCTTGTGCTGACGGCTTTCTTTTACGTGCCATTTATCCTCGATTACAGGTACTCCAACTTCTTCACAATAACCAAACACCCATACTTATTCGAATATACGTCAATAAAACTTAAAGAGATCCTACTATCAAAGTACCTCCTCCTAATGGTCCCGCTGTTGCTTACACTGCTCTTGAGTGTTAGAAAAACCATTAGACACATTACATTAGCTGTCACGCTCATAATACTTGCAACGGGATACTATTCACCGGTTAGAAGCTTCTATAGCTTGCCACTGCTCTCCAAGATGCTTCCCTACAGATGGCTTGATGTTCTGCCTCTAGTTTTAGTCCTGGGAAGTTCTGAAGTCGAGAGGAAGTCAATTGTGAAGATAACAGCAGTTGCCCTAATTATCGCGGTAACTCTAGTACTACCCTACTCCATCGGAGGAATGCCCAAAGACTATTTGGAACTCGCTGAGTTCTTGAAAGACGAGAAAGAGAGGGACTGGAGGTTTTACGTTGTTCCAGCTGTCGCCCCCTATTCTTACCTCCCAGCTTTAACAGGTAAGCTAAGTCTAAACGGCTGGTACCATGAGGGCAACCCTGCGGATAAAGAATACTCTAGGATGGTGTATGTTGTTGACAGAGTGATACACCATGGCCAAGACAACAATCTCGCGGAGCACTACCTCCTACCCTATGCCGCGAGATTCTTCATAACGAGTATTCAGTCACCAGTTCCGAAACCCTACAAATACGTCGGAAAAATTGGAAGGTTCAGAATATATGAAGCTAATACGAGCTTCTTTACACCTGTAGATCTGCTAATCGTTGGGAGGTTCTATGACCTTCCCTACAGGTATATATACATGCCCTCACTTACTGACATACCCCAAGGGGTAAGAACTGTAATGTACTTAGGAGAACCCAAAAAGAGCGAAGAAAGAATCCTGTTAGGCTTTGTAAAGGAAGGAGGCACCCTGATTGTAATCCCTGAAAGGGCCGGAGAGTTCCTGGGCATTAAAAGCGTTTTAATAGCAATGCCCAACGTAACGGGGTTTGCACCATTCGTGTATGAGGGAAAAACATGGTATGGACCCGTCTTTAAGGGGAACCTGACCCCCATTGTTAAAGTGAGCAACTATACCCTCATCGGGTTTAAGGACGTAGGAAAAGGCCGTATCTATTTCATTGGTGGAAACTTACTCTTCCACTCACTTTACTGGAACTCAAGCAAGGAGCTAAACTTCATATTCTCCCTAGCCAAGCATGAAAACGCCTCTCTGGAGTATGGAAACTTCATAATTGGGGATACGATGTTTAGGGCAACTCTCAACTCCACATCAGGGGTAGCTGCCATAATCTCAATAGCATACTATCCATACTGGAAGGTCTACATAGACGGCAGAGAAGTGAAAGTTTGGAGGGACTACAGAACCGGCCTTATGGTTGTGAGCATCCCCAAAGGCGTTCACAAAATAGAAGGGGTGTATAGGGATCCATTTATTAACCTGCGGTATTACTCATTGCTAGGATGGGTGCTAGCTGGGGCATATGTCCTGACGAGAAGAAAGAAAACTGGAAAGATTAAGCCGATGAGGCCTCTTTCGGGCCCTGATCGGTGA
- a CDS encoding glycosyltransferase family 2 protein, whose translation MRPSLRIQSTFYLYLLLVLGLLEIFPLWLVLQGILIFLFFMVFSGAIFYSLLMLATRRDYPFEVPNDPPTPLDPLVYVLIPAHNEESVIRATVTSVLNQDYKNMRVFLINDNSTDGTLEIFREFERKDNRVVGINVPPERGRKKPKALNYALEIISIAFPKPEFVFILDADYIIPRDAIRKLVRIMERAPNYVIGIQGNVRPRNWKRNFITKFVTLERLVGFNVAIEGDMKLNENGKNGGTVVLLRYDHLSSLGFFNEDVVTEDTELWARAFISGYRFWYYHGVVGWEEAVEDVKHYIKQRSRWAQGHFQVMVDYYWPVIRGASSISEAFIEHFYLLSYLVPVFWFSSIVLNSYLMLIEQPPSSIIPPKVSLILALLSFLLFWFSIAYSNWVEKKRMRYHVNWTFVLAYPLYFLIFVGFSVVYTTRGLARLIIGKLQWEKTKRFT comes from the coding sequence ATGAGACCTTCCTTGAGAATTCAGTCAACATTCTATCTGTACCTACTATTAGTCCTTGGGTTACTTGAGATATTCCCTCTCTGGCTCGTTTTGCAGGGCATACTGATCTTTCTGTTTTTCATGGTCTTTTCTGGTGCGATCTTCTACTCCCTCCTAATGCTGGCCACTAGAAGGGACTATCCCTTTGAAGTGCCTAATGATCCACCAACTCCTTTGGATCCGCTCGTTTATGTACTCATACCTGCCCACAATGAAGAATCAGTAATTAGAGCTACGGTAACGTCTGTATTAAACCAAGATTACAAAAATATGCGAGTATTCCTGATAAACGATAACTCAACCGATGGAACCCTCGAGATATTCAGGGAATTTGAGAGAAAGGATAATAGAGTCGTTGGAATAAACGTACCCCCGGAGAGGGGGAGAAAAAAGCCCAAGGCCTTGAACTACGCGCTTGAGATAATAAGCATAGCCTTTCCAAAGCCTGAATTCGTGTTCATACTCGATGCTGACTACATAATACCCCGGGATGCAATAAGGAAACTAGTTAGGATAATGGAGAGAGCTCCAAACTACGTTATAGGAATCCAGGGAAACGTTAGGCCTAGAAACTGGAAGAGGAACTTCATAACTAAGTTCGTAACCCTTGAGAGGCTCGTTGGTTTTAACGTTGCCATAGAGGGGGATATGAAGCTTAATGAAAATGGTAAAAATGGTGGTACTGTAGTTCTCCTTAGGTATGATCACTTGTCAAGCCTTGGGTTCTTTAATGAGGATGTAGTCACCGAGGACACGGAGCTTTGGGCGAGAGCATTTATCTCAGGATACAGGTTCTGGTATTATCATGGAGTTGTTGGGTGGGAGGAGGCTGTTGAGGATGTAAAGCATTACATAAAGCAGAGGTCTAGATGGGCTCAAGGCCACTTCCAGGTTATGGTTGACTATTATTGGCCTGTTATTAGAGGGGCCTCGAGCATCTCTGAGGCCTTCATAGAGCATTTTTACCTTTTAAGCTATTTAGTCCCGGTTTTTTGGTTCTCATCAATTGTGCTTAACTCTTACTTAATGCTCATAGAGCAGCCGCCATCCTCAATAATACCTCCAAAGGTTTCCCTGATTCTGGCCCTTCTCTCTTTCCTCCTGTTTTGGTTCTCAATAGCTTATTCTAACTGGGTTGAAAAGAAAAGAATGAGGTATCACGTCAACTGGACCTTTGTTCTAGCATATCCTCTGTACTTCTTGATATTCGTGGGGTTTTCTGTTGTTTACACTACGAGGGGGCTCGCTAGGCTGATAATAGGAAAGCTCCAGTGGGAGAAAACTAAAAGATTTACTTAG